The proteins below come from a single Phocoena sinus isolate mPhoSin1 chromosome 2, mPhoSin1.pri, whole genome shotgun sequence genomic window:
- the LOC116748381 gene encoding LOW QUALITY PROTEIN: 40S ribosomal protein SA-like (The sequence of the model RefSeq protein was modified relative to this genomic sequence to represent the inferred CDS: inserted 1 base in 1 codon) produces the protein MSRALDVLQMKEEDVLKFLAAGTHLGGTNLDFQMEQYIYKRKSDGIYIINLKRTWEKLLLAARATVAIEXPADVSVISSRNTSQRAVLKFAAATGATPIAGRFTPGIFTNQIQAAFREPRLLVVTDPRADHQPLTEASYVNVPTIALCNTDSPLWYVDIAIPCNKKGAHSVGLMWWMLAWEFLRMRGTISREQPWEVMPDLYFYRDPEEIEKEEQAAAEKAVTKEEFQGEWTAPGPEFTAAQPEVADSSEAVQVPSVPIQQFPTEDWSAQSATEDWSAAPTAQATEWVGTTTEWS, from the exons ATGTCCAGAGCCCTTGATGTCCTGCAAATGAAGGAGGAGGATGTCCTCAAATTCCTTGCAGCAGGAACCCACTTAGGTGGCACCAACCTTGACTTCCAAATGGAACAGTACatatacaaaaggaaaagtgATGGCATCTACATCATAAATCTGAAGAGAACCTGGGAGAAGCTTCTGTTGGCAGCTCGTGCCACTGTTGCCATTG AACCAGCTGATGTCAGTGTCATATCTTCCAGGAATACTAGCCAGCGAGCTGTGCTAAAGTTTGCTGCTGCCACTGGAGCCACTCCTATTGCTGGCCGCTTCACTCCTGGAATCTTCACTAACCAGATCCAGGCAGCCTTCCGGGAGCCAAGACTTCTGGTGGTTACTGATCCCAGGGCTGACCACCAGCCTCTCACAGAGGCCTCTTACGTTAACGTGCCTACCATTGCTCTGTGTAACACAGACTCTCCTCTGTGGTATGTGGACATTGCCATCCCATGCAACAAAAAGGGAGCTCACTCAGTGGGTCTGATGTGGTGGATGCTTGCCTGGGAATTTCTGCGCATGCGTGGCACCATCTCCCGTGAACAACCATGGGAGGTCATGCCTGATCTTTACTTCTACAGAGATCCTGaagagattgaaaaggaagagcaggCAGCAGCTGAGAAGGCTGTGACCAAGGAGGAATTTCAGGGTGAGTGGACCGCTCCAGGTCCTGAGTTCACTGCTGCTCAGCCTGAGGTGGCGGACTCGTCCGAAGCTGTGCAGGTGCCCTCTGTGCCTATTCAGCAGTTCCCCACTGAAGACTGGAGTGCTCAATCTGCCACTGAAGACTGGTCTGCAGCTCCCACTGCTCAGGCCACCGAGTGGGTAGGAACAACCACTGAGTGGTCTTAA